DNA from bacterium:
CGGGGGGAGCGCCGCGGAGGTCTCCGCGCGCCTGTCCCACCTCACCGACTCCTACCCCGAGCGGCTGCGCAGCGGCAGCTACGCCTACCAGCTCGCGGTGGGGCGCCTGGCCTTCGCCACGGGCGACCTGGACCGGGCGCGGGAGGCGATGAAGCGGGCGACGGAGGCTAACCCGGCGGCGGCCGAGCCCCGGGCCTGGATCGCCGCCGTAGATCTCAAGCTCGGGCGGGTCGAGGCGGCGCTCGCCGCGGCCCACGAAGCCCTCGAGTTGGACCCCCTCCAGCCGGTGGCCCGCGAGGTGGCCCAGGGCGCGCTGGCCCTCTTGTCCAACTCCTCGGGCACCTTCTCATCGGAGGACCCCGAGGCGGTGGAGGAGGTTCTGGCCGGGGATAGCTCCTTCTCCCGGGGGGATTACGTGGAGGCGGCGCAGGCTTATGAACGCGCCCTCGAGCTCGACCCCGACTTCGTCGAGGCCCGGGTTTACATGGGCGACTGC
Protein-coding regions in this window:
- a CDS encoding tetratricopeptide repeat protein, translating into MTRFLPAILILLTTAHAALEIREVPPLVKSDRTLEAELERGCWELIYALEGGGSAAEVSARLSHLTDSYPERLRSGSYAYQLAVGRLAFATGDLDRAREAMKRATEANPAAAEPRAWIAAVDLKLGRVEAALAAAHEALELDPLQPVAREVAQGALALLSNSSGTFSSEDPEAVEEVLAGDSSFSRGDYVEAAQAYERALELDPDFVEARVYMGDCRYQTGDYAGALVEYRRAVEMDPDFAPAWNFMGDALAVLGRNAEAVEAYRKALELNPDYAGPRTKLRQLGEEP